A single region of the Thermotoga profunda AZM34c06 genome encodes:
- a CDS encoding carbohydrate ABC transporter permease: MKPRRIVLYAVLVIFAIFYLMPIYVLFVTGLKSFQQVSLREMWNLPKSITFESFVRAWKGDPSRGLRGLSQNFMNSVYLVIPATLISAMLGSMNGYVLTKWKFKGANAVFAILLFGMFIPYQSILIPLVQLLQKIKLYGSIPGLIFVHCVYGIPITTLIFRNYYSTIPTDIVEASKIDGANFTKIYTKIILPVSMPAFAVVMIWQFTSIWNDFLFGLIVAPNPSVQPITVALNNLAGSYFVEWNIQMAGALITALPTLLVYIFLGRFFMRGLLAGSLAGT; encoded by the coding sequence ATGAAACCCAGAAGAATTGTTCTCTATGCTGTACTTGTTATTTTTGCAATATTCTATCTGATGCCGATATATGTTCTTTTTGTCACTGGTTTGAAAAGTTTTCAACAAGTCAGTTTGAGAGAGATGTGGAATTTGCCAAAATCTATTACATTCGAAAGCTTTGTACGTGCTTGGAAAGGTGATCCATCACGCGGTTTGAGAGGTCTCTCACAGAATTTCATGAATAGTGTTTATTTAGTAATACCAGCCACTTTGATTTCTGCAATGCTTGGGTCGATGAATGGTTATGTCCTGACAAAATGGAAGTTTAAAGGAGCAAATGCAGTATTTGCAATACTTCTATTTGGTATGTTCATACCATACCAGAGTATCTTGATACCACTTGTACAACTTCTTCAAAAAATAAAACTTTATGGTTCTATTCCCGGATTGATATTTGTACATTGTGTTTATGGTATACCCATAACCACTTTGATATTTAGAAATTATTATTCAACAATACCTACAGATATCGTTGAAGCATCAAAGATAGATGGAGCAAATTTTACAAAGATATACACGAAAATAATCCTGCCTGTCTCCATGCCTGCTTTTGCAGTAGTCATGATATGGCAATTCACATCTATTTGGAATGATTTTCTCTTTGGTCTTATTGTTGCACCAAATCCATCTGTTCAACCAATAACTGTTGCACTGAACAATCTCGCTGGAAGTTATTTTGTCGAATGGAATATACAAATGGCTGGTGCTCTAATCACTGCTTTGCCAACATTACTTGTTTATATCTTTCTTGGCAGATTTTTCATGAGAGGATTGTTAGCTGGAAGCCTTGCTGGAACGTAA
- a CDS encoding macro domain-containing protein: MVLASFKFKDAVVEIVQDDITLQETEAIVNAANSYLNHGGGVAAAIVRAGGEDIQKESDEYIKKHGPIPVSNVAVTKAGKLKARYILHAVGPVWGEGNEHEKLYNCITNVLMKADELKVESISIPAISSGIFGFPKKDCALVFLRAIKDYLSSRSTGLKTIRLCNIDKQTSDIFLETFTSNWR; the protein is encoded by the coding sequence TTGGTTTTGGCAAGTTTCAAATTTAAAGATGCAGTTGTGGAGATAGTTCAAGATGATATAACACTGCAAGAAACCGAAGCCATTGTGAATGCGGCAAATTCGTATCTAAATCATGGCGGTGGAGTGGCGGCAGCAATAGTGAGAGCTGGCGGAGAGGATATTCAAAAAGAAAGTGATGAATACATCAAAAAACATGGACCAATTCCTGTATCTAATGTTGCAGTGACAAAAGCAGGAAAATTGAAGGCAAGATATATACTCCATGCCGTTGGTCCAGTTTGGGGCGAAGGAAATGAGCATGAAAAACTGTATAATTGCATTACCAATGTTTTAATGAAAGCCGATGAGTTGAAAGTCGAATCAATAAGTATCCCTGCTATTAGTAGCGGTATATTTGGTTTTCCTAAGAAAGATTGTGCTTTGGTTTTTCTAAGAGCTATCAAAGATTATCTTTCCTCCAGGTCGACAGGCTTAAAAACTATAAGGTTGTGCAATATAGACAAGCAGACAAGTGATATCTTTCTTGAAACCTTCACAAGTAACTGGAGGTGA
- a CDS encoding histidine phosphatase family protein: MRIYLVRHAKTAWNDKGIWQGNVDIPLNKEGFEQAERLAQRFSNMPIQAIYTSPLKRSYQTAEVIGKKLSISPIKDSMLRECEISLWNGLTMKETLEKFADFYNEWSTNPRAQIQGVEPLEQVQQRMVEAFERITQNSFENVIIVSHAIAIRMLICWVLKLPIPLHKTFKLENASITAIDVTSQPRILYLNDMCHLEG, translated from the coding sequence TTGAGGATATATCTTGTAAGACACGCAAAAACAGCTTGGAATGATAAAGGCATCTGGCAAGGAAATGTCGATATACCATTGAACAAAGAGGGATTTGAACAAGCTGAAAGACTTGCTCAAAGATTTTCTAACATGCCTATACAAGCGATATACACAAGCCCTCTGAAGCGAAGTTACCAAACAGCAGAGGTAATTGGAAAAAAACTTTCAATTTCACCAATCAAAGATTCTATGTTGCGCGAGTGCGAGATATCACTCTGGAATGGTTTGACAATGAAGGAAACTCTTGAAAAATTTGCTGATTTTTACAATGAATGGTCTACGAATCCAAGAGCTCAAATTCAGGGAGTCGAACCACTGGAACAGGTACAACAACGAATGGTTGAGGCATTCGAAAGAATTACTCAGAATTCTTTTGAAAATGTGATAATCGTTTCACATGCAATTGCAATCAGGATGCTCATTTGCTGGGTTTTGAAGCTTCCTATACCGCTTCACAAAACTTTCAAACTTGAAAATGCTTCTATAACTGCCATTGATGTCACAAGCCAGCCAAGAATACTTTATCTGAATGATATGTGTCATCTTGAAGGATGA
- a CDS encoding ROK family transcriptional regulator: MKTVKKIDPKSMKKMNKQLVLRYLVEHGPSSRTELVAKIGLANSAVWRIIEELVDQGFIEQKEYFMKTNTKKAAVYGVARNFMTCLIVDVQVLQTTVALGFLDGSWEVLETFQTDNFEEFKHRINEFLSEKTLNHLLGKRRKNRIVFSVPGIVDSQKNKLLYAPNLNWHNVDFKEYFGKKNFEIIVDNDSNLSLLAESFFSSDIKDSNNAFFLYLGEGVGGAILINGKIVKGTNFAAGEIGHTILQIKDNVVEVETLLSISKLVEKFEKSKMNISKGNLKERFDLLVKAWLSGDKVAKHLIGTFLNNLALTLRNIGYLINPQIIVFGGSVNNLWENFGSFIHKEITKIDDYGFLGGITFRDTIFKNVSPSLPGCNVAAINKILEDSNLMG; the protein is encoded by the coding sequence GTGAAAACGGTGAAAAAGATAGATCCAAAATCCATGAAAAAGATGAACAAGCAACTTGTCTTGAGATATCTTGTTGAACACGGTCCAAGTAGTAGAACAGAACTTGTCGCAAAGATAGGACTTGCTAACAGTGCTGTGTGGAGAATAATTGAAGAGCTGGTTGATCAAGGTTTCATAGAACAAAAAGAATATTTTATGAAAACCAATACAAAAAAAGCTGCTGTCTATGGAGTTGCAAGAAATTTCATGACATGTCTTATAGTTGATGTTCAGGTTTTGCAAACAACAGTTGCACTTGGATTCTTAGATGGAAGTTGGGAAGTTCTTGAGACATTCCAAACGGATAATTTCGAAGAATTTAAACATCGAATCAACGAATTTTTGTCAGAGAAAACCTTGAATCATTTATTGGGAAAAAGAAGAAAGAACAGGATTGTCTTTTCGGTACCTGGTATCGTTGATAGCCAAAAGAACAAGTTGCTATATGCACCGAATTTAAATTGGCACAATGTAGATTTCAAAGAATATTTCGGCAAGAAAAATTTCGAAATCATCGTTGATAATGATTCAAATCTTTCATTACTTGCTGAGTCATTTTTCTCAAGTGATATCAAAGATTCCAACAACGCTTTCTTCTTGTATCTTGGAGAAGGTGTTGGAGGAGCGATATTGATAAATGGAAAGATTGTCAAAGGTACAAATTTTGCTGCAGGAGAAATTGGGCACACGATTTTGCAAATCAAGGATAATGTCGTTGAGGTGGAGACTTTGCTGTCTATTTCGAAACTGGTTGAAAAATTTGAGAAATCTAAGATGAATATATCCAAAGGTAATTTAAAGGAGAGATTTGACCTTCTTGTAAAAGCTTGGCTTTCTGGAGACAAGGTTGCTAAACATTTAATAGGTACTTTTCTAAACAATCTTGCTCTCACATTGAGAAACATAGGTTATTTGATAAACCCACAAATAATTGTTTTTGGTGGTTCGGTAAACAATCTATGGGAGAACTTTGGGTCATTTATCCACAAGGAAATTACGAAAATCGATGACTATGGATTTCTCGGTGGCATAACATTTAGAGATACGATTTTCAAAAATGTTTCGCCATCTCTTCCCGGTTGCAATGTTGCAGCAATAAATAAGATCCTTGAGGATTCAAACCTCATGGGATAG
- a CDS encoding ABC transporter permease: protein MQGIIREIRGAWAFIERNFNLVKRYWKWEVVFLAYTIANTATMGFIGKGAVSFGATIDVNYLVMYMLIGSILWGYLSVLFEIVAETVAWERWEDTIEYTFMAPVKRTTHLISVCLFSVLYGILRSGLILIFVSFLFKLRLVGANFAGAGFVLLVASLSFIGLGVASAVLPLISPEKGVQVVHIFQALLLMFSGVYYEIDILPVWMQKIASFSPATYALRGMRKAILYGSGQLYEEIFPLLVLGIILLPMGIVIFGWFEKYAKRKGLLKRSG from the coding sequence ATGCAAGGTATTATACGCGAAATCAGGGGTGCCTGGGCATTCATTGAAAGAAATTTCAATCTTGTTAAAAGATATTGGAAGTGGGAAGTGGTTTTTTTGGCTTATACGATAGCTAATACTGCAACTATGGGCTTCATAGGAAAAGGTGCAGTGAGTTTTGGAGCAACAATTGATGTAAATTATTTGGTCATGTATATGCTCATAGGTTCAATTCTATGGGGTTATTTATCTGTACTCTTTGAGATCGTTGCCGAGACGGTCGCTTGGGAGAGATGGGAAGATACAATTGAATACACCTTCATGGCTCCAGTTAAAAGGACGACTCATTTGATAAGTGTTTGCTTATTCAGTGTTCTCTATGGGATTCTCAGAAGCGGTTTGATTCTCATATTTGTCTCATTTCTATTCAAACTTAGATTAGTTGGTGCCAATTTCGCAGGAGCAGGATTTGTGTTATTGGTTGCGTCATTATCTTTTATAGGTCTTGGCGTTGCGAGTGCTGTGTTACCGCTCATCTCTCCAGAAAAAGGTGTTCAGGTTGTACACATCTTTCAAGCATTACTTTTGATGTTTTCAGGCGTTTATTATGAAATTGATATTTTACCAGTGTGGATGCAAAAAATAGCCTCATTTTCTCCTGCAACATATGCACTTAGAGGGATGAGAAAAGCCATACTATACGGGAGCGGACAGTTATATGAAGAAATATTTCCATTGCTTGTACTTGGAATCATATTATTACCAATGGGTATAGTGATCTTCGGTTGGTTCGAAAAATACGCAAAACGAAAAGGATTGTTGAAACGTAGCGGGTGA
- a CDS encoding DUF1844 domain-containing protein: MILIDQEKEIPKLSMQDLILLFFNTIAARCWARLGLTKDEYGEMRQDLNEARLGIDVLDSILKALTAGIDQELYKELEGVVANLKLNYVNQYNKSKEAK, from the coding sequence GTGATTCTTATAGATCAAGAAAAAGAAATACCAAAATTGTCGATGCAAGATTTGATATTACTTTTTTTCAATACGATTGCTGCACGTTGTTGGGCAAGACTTGGATTGACAAAAGATGAATATGGTGAAATGCGTCAAGACTTGAACGAAGCAAGGCTTGGTATTGATGTTCTTGATTCTATTTTGAAAGCTCTTACAGCAGGTATTGATCAAGAACTCTATAAGGAGTTAGAGGGAGTCGTGGCAAATCTGAAATTGAATTATGTCAATCAATATAACAAGTCAAAAGAGGCGAAATAA
- a CDS encoding ABC transporter substrate-binding protein gives MWRNLVLFLAMALTVVSFAAKIEIFSWWTAGGEAEGLQELFNIFSKSNPGVEIINATVAGGAGAQAKAVLKTRMLGGDPPDTFQVHAGHELIDTWVKTGFMEPITFLYKQEGWDKTMPKGILDIVSYNGELWSVPVNIHRANVLWYNKAIFDKYGLKPPTTFDEFFKVADTLKSYGIIPFALGTKDGWEAAHAFETVLIGKLGAEGYKGLWNGKTKWSDPRVTDALETFAKMLTYVNPDHAARTWDEACALIVEGKAAMNIMGDWAVGYFYAKNFKDFGWTLAPGNAGIFDALSDSFGLPKGAKNRETVIAFLKVLGSKEGQVAFNIKKGSIPARTDVDKSLFPEYQRSAMDDWLKHEIVPSVMHGAAASEGWVTEFKDVISLFVARPDVKVTQKALVNIAIGQGVAQ, from the coding sequence ATGTGGCGTAATTTGGTTTTGTTTCTTGCAATGGCTCTCACTGTAGTTTCATTCGCAGCAAAAATTGAAATCTTCAGCTGGTGGACCGCTGGTGGGGAAGCAGAAGGGTTGCAAGAACTGTTCAACATCTTTAGTAAATCCAACCCAGGTGTGGAGATCATCAATGCGACAGTTGCTGGCGGCGCTGGTGCTCAAGCAAAGGCAGTGCTCAAAACCAGAATGCTCGGTGGAGATCCACCCGACACATTCCAAGTACATGCTGGGCACGAACTCATCGATACTTGGGTAAAAACAGGATTCATGGAACCTATAACTTTCCTGTACAAACAAGAAGGTTGGGACAAAACAATGCCCAAAGGAATTCTTGACATCGTTTCGTACAATGGTGAACTTTGGTCAGTCCCGGTCAACATCCACAGAGCAAATGTACTGTGGTACAACAAAGCGATCTTTGACAAATACGGTCTGAAACCACCAACAACCTTTGATGAGTTCTTCAAAGTAGCCGATACTCTCAAATCTTATGGAATCATTCCGTTTGCTCTTGGAACAAAAGACGGTTGGGAAGCCGCCCATGCATTCGAGACAGTTCTCATTGGAAAATTGGGAGCAGAAGGATACAAAGGTTTGTGGAATGGCAAAACAAAGTGGTCTGATCCTCGTGTGACAGATGCGCTTGAAACATTTGCTAAGATGCTCACATATGTAAATCCTGATCATGCCGCACGCACATGGGATGAGGCTTGTGCTCTTATTGTTGAAGGTAAAGCCGCAATGAATATCATGGGAGATTGGGCAGTTGGATATTTCTATGCAAAGAATTTCAAAGATTTTGGCTGGACCTTGGCACCAGGAAATGCAGGAATATTTGATGCCCTATCCGATAGTTTCGGCTTACCAAAAGGTGCAAAGAATAGAGAAACTGTCATCGCTTTCTTGAAAGTGCTTGGTTCAAAAGAAGGGCAAGTAGCATTTAACATCAAGAAAGGTTCAATTCCTGCAAGAACAGATGTCGACAAAAGTCTATTCCCAGAATACCAGAGATCTGCCATGGACGATTGGCTGAAACATGAGATTGTTCCCAGTGTGATGCACGGAGCGGCAGCTTCCGAAGGTTGGGTAACCGAATTCAAAGATGTGATATCTTTGTTTGTTGCCAGACCCGATGTGAAAGTAACACAAAAAGCCTTAGTAAACATAGCAATAGGACAAGGTGTGGCGCAGTAA
- a CDS encoding carbohydrate ABC transporter permease, giving the protein MKKDRLISILFILPSIILIAIFVYFFIGWTSWVSLVNWKDIFPDFTFVGLRNYIRLFQNYRFTISLQNTVVFTALFLIASITIGLLLAILLDRKVRFESVFRTIYLFPMAVSFVVTGVVWRWILNPGPGGESVGINLLFEKIGLSFLKSGWYTDPNIGIKAVVIAAVWQMSGYVMAMYLAGIRGIPTELYEAAQLDGANTMQVYRYIVIPLLRPITLGAVIILGHISLKIFDLVFAMTGSGIGFSCDVPALFMYDTTFRGNYFSQGAAVAIMLLLFVAVLIVPYLIHSIRTEVRR; this is encoded by the coding sequence ATGAAAAAAGACAGATTGATATCTATCTTATTCATTCTTCCATCAATTATCTTAATAGCCATATTTGTTTATTTTTTTATAGGTTGGACCTCATGGGTTTCATTGGTGAACTGGAAGGATATTTTTCCTGATTTCACTTTTGTTGGCTTACGAAACTATATACGTTTGTTCCAAAATTACAGATTCACTATCTCTTTGCAAAATACCGTGGTTTTCACTGCATTATTTTTGATAGCAAGTATAACCATAGGACTTTTATTGGCGATACTCTTGGATAGAAAAGTACGCTTTGAAAGTGTATTTAGAACGATTTATCTTTTTCCAATGGCTGTGTCTTTTGTAGTTACTGGTGTTGTCTGGCGATGGATATTAAATCCCGGACCTGGCGGGGAAAGTGTTGGCATAAACTTGTTGTTCGAGAAAATTGGTCTGTCCTTTTTGAAAAGCGGTTGGTATACAGATCCAAATATAGGTATTAAAGCAGTTGTGATAGCAGCTGTTTGGCAAATGTCTGGTTATGTGATGGCGATGTATTTAGCTGGTATAAGGGGAATACCGACTGAACTCTACGAAGCAGCTCAACTTGATGGCGCAAATACGATGCAGGTGTATAGATACATAGTGATACCATTACTCAGACCGATCACCCTTGGGGCAGTGATAATTCTTGGACATATTTCATTGAAGATTTTTGATCTGGTTTTTGCAATGACCGGTAGCGGTATAGGTTTTTCATGTGATGTACCAGCGTTATTCATGTACGACACAACTTTCAGGGGTAACTACTTTTCTCAAGGCGCTGCTGTCGCAATAATGTTGCTTTTGTTTGTAGCCGTTTTGATCGTACCGTATTTGATCCACAGTATCAGAACGGAGGTAAGACGATGA
- a CDS encoding ABC transporter ATP-binding protein codes for MFAVEVNNVSKYFKKGKKESIYAVNNVSFKVQEGQIFGILGPNGSGKSTLIRMIATLLIPDEGNIKVFGHDVQTEPIKVRNLIHRVSVEASFFKKLSANENLSFSAGIYGLSKRFLTDRIDQLMNSMGFDKKRLKDPIEEFSRGMQQKISIARAFLTQPKLLLLDEPTTGLDPRAKLEVQKLIIEANKNGSTVLLSTHDMNEAYHLCHEILIIHEGKVVITGVPKQLVENLKKKYPDASLETVFLEYTGKSYEELETEAV; via the coding sequence ATGTTTGCCGTGGAAGTAAATAATGTCAGTAAGTATTTTAAGAAGGGCAAAAAAGAGTCCATATATGCAGTCAATAATGTTTCTTTCAAGGTACAGGAGGGGCAAATTTTTGGCATACTTGGACCAAACGGTTCTGGCAAATCAACATTGATAAGAATGATAGCAACTCTTTTGATTCCAGATGAGGGAAATATAAAAGTGTTTGGTCATGATGTACAGACTGAACCAATCAAGGTACGTAATTTGATTCATCGAGTATCTGTCGAAGCAAGTTTCTTCAAAAAATTATCGGCAAACGAGAATTTATCATTTTCTGCTGGGATTTATGGATTATCAAAAAGATTTTTAACCGATCGCATAGATCAGCTGATGAATTCTATGGGATTTGACAAAAAAAGACTAAAAGATCCCATTGAAGAGTTTTCTCGAGGAATGCAACAAAAAATTTCTATAGCAAGAGCTTTTTTAACTCAACCAAAATTATTACTTCTCGATGAACCGACAACGGGACTTGATCCGAGGGCAAAACTTGAGGTGCAGAAATTGATAATAGAAGCGAACAAAAACGGGAGTACAGTACTTTTGTCGACGCATGATATGAACGAAGCATACCATTTATGTCATGAAATTTTGATAATCCACGAAGGTAAAGTAGTAATAACTGGGGTTCCGAAGCAGCTTGTAGAGAATTTGAAGAAAAAATACCCAGATGCCTCACTGGAAACAGTTTTTCTGGAGTACACAGGTAAATCATATGAAGAATTAGAAACAGAGGCGGTCTGA
- a CDS encoding chitobiase/beta-hexosaminidase C-terminal domain-containing protein: protein MGIRNKIWILIALSVLLSITAFSVNKVENPVASVPSGTYDLPQMVTVSSSTPGAQIYYTIDGTDPLSSQTRRVVRWFISVNTSMTLKLVAVKDGMESSDVVTYQYIIRVSTPKASPGPGDWKKLPEKITLSCATPGATIYFTTDGSEPSRQSKKYTEPIVLKEGQPNIIKAIAIKDDGSPDSYVATFEYKENPNIVLLTDVLKPGVDSNYVIEKVISEMSIDEKVRMVWGAATSQLGAAGNTYAIPRLGITSMELADGPAGLRLGSLSSGGRIATAWPNPMMLASTWNTEIVERIGAAIAEECKYYGVDIMLGPGMNIHRDPLGGRVFEYYSEDPYVTGKMAAAWIRGLQRNDVGATMKHYAANNAENNRMNINEIISERALREIYLLGYEIAIKESNPWAAMGAYNKVNGTYCTENEYLIKILKDVFGFGGLLMSDWGAYHNPIAYKFGFDLNTPGGETRLPGPDSLKQAIKDGTIKEEDIDRAIATILKIVIKTDTFKRQIYDKSEFASRTKLDAVMASMHSKLSKEAAAEGMVLLKNNNTLPLRNVKTIAVVGKIAYKTELPTTWGSPVKGMYFEGGGSAAVVVDMNEVVTIVDALTESGFVVLQKAPNGEYLGEGMSAEDALHVAENSDIGLILIGRPGTEGTDNTPETMRISQEEFEMIKNLSDAYHKFGKKVIVLLNVALPIEVDDWDDYVDAILYIGLPGTYGASALTDILTGKVSPSGKLVDTWPIKYEYAPTFGNMPQANTSEMKYEEDIYVGYRYYDLHPEYVKYPFGYGLSYTNFEYTSLKLDKQVFNLSNENEKIFVTVKVKNTGNFAGKEVIQLYIRANDSSIPRPYKELKGFAKTKLLNPGEEEEVTFTISKRDLAYFDETVHDWVVKQGLYTIIVGGTSDNKILDEQGISAQILVIRKVP, encoded by the coding sequence ATGGGAATCAGGAACAAGATCTGGATTTTGATCGCACTTTCTGTCCTTCTAAGTATTACTGCTTTCAGCGTGAACAAAGTAGAGAATCCAGTTGCATCTGTCCCATCTGGGACGTATGATCTACCGCAGATGGTAACAGTTAGCTCATCTACTCCCGGTGCACAGATTTACTACACCATCGATGGTACAGATCCTCTTTCTTCACAAACAAGGCGGGTTGTTCGTTGGTTCATCAGTGTTAACACTAGCATGACTCTGAAGTTAGTAGCGGTTAAAGATGGAATGGAATCTAGCGATGTAGTAACATATCAGTACATTATAAGAGTTAGCACTCCCAAGGCTTCACCTGGTCCTGGAGATTGGAAAAAACTTCCGGAGAAAATCACGTTATCTTGCGCTACTCCTGGCGCGACGATATATTTTACAACAGACGGAAGCGAACCATCAAGACAAAGCAAAAAATATACTGAACCAATTGTATTAAAAGAAGGTCAACCGAATATCATAAAAGCCATAGCCATAAAAGATGACGGTTCACCAGATAGTTATGTTGCAACATTTGAATACAAAGAAAATCCAAACATAGTTTTGTTAACTGATGTACTTAAACCAGGTGTAGATAGCAATTATGTGATTGAAAAAGTAATTTCAGAGATGTCAATAGACGAGAAAGTAAGGATGGTATGGGGAGCTGCAACATCACAGCTTGGTGCAGCTGGCAATACGTATGCAATACCAAGACTTGGAATAACAAGTATGGAATTAGCTGACGGTCCAGCTGGTTTACGTCTAGGAAGTCTTAGCAGCGGTGGTCGTATTGCAACTGCCTGGCCAAATCCAATGATGCTTGCGTCTACCTGGAATACAGAAATTGTCGAAAGAATAGGTGCTGCAATTGCTGAAGAATGTAAATATTATGGAGTAGATATTATGCTTGGCCCTGGAATGAACATACATAGAGATCCACTTGGTGGGCGTGTTTTCGAGTATTATTCAGAGGATCCATATGTTACTGGGAAAATGGCAGCTGCATGGATAAGAGGTTTGCAAAGAAATGACGTTGGTGCTACCATGAAACATTATGCAGCAAATAATGCTGAAAATAACAGAATGAATATCAACGAAATAATTTCTGAAAGAGCATTGAGAGAAATTTATCTGTTGGGATATGAAATAGCAATAAAAGAATCAAATCCATGGGCTGCAATGGGAGCATATAATAAAGTTAACGGCACTTATTGCACAGAAAATGAGTATCTGATCAAAATTCTTAAAGATGTATTTGGGTTTGGAGGCCTTCTCATGTCAGATTGGGGTGCATACCATAACCCAATTGCATATAAATTTGGATTTGATTTAAACACACCGGGTGGTGAAACACGTCTGCCTGGTCCAGATAGTCTTAAGCAAGCTATAAAAGATGGAACCATAAAAGAAGAAGATATTGATCGTGCAATAGCTACCATACTAAAGATAGTTATTAAAACGGATACTTTCAAAAGGCAGATTTACGATAAAAGCGAATTTGCTTCCAGGACGAAACTTGATGCTGTCATGGCTTCAATGCATTCAAAATTGTCAAAAGAAGCAGCTGCCGAGGGCATGGTTCTACTGAAAAATAATAACACATTGCCTCTGCGCAATGTTAAAACAATAGCAGTCGTGGGTAAAATTGCATATAAAACAGAGTTACCGACAACGTGGGGAAGTCCAGTGAAGGGCATGTATTTTGAAGGAGGAGGAAGCGCAGCAGTTGTTGTTGATATGAACGAAGTTGTAACTATAGTTGATGCTTTGACAGAGAGCGGATTCGTTGTTTTGCAAAAAGCACCAAACGGGGAATATCTGGGCGAAGGTATGAGTGCAGAGGATGCATTACATGTCGCGGAAAACTCTGATATTGGTTTGATTCTAATTGGCAGACCAGGTACAGAGGGAACAGACAATACGCCAGAGACAATGAGAATTAGCCAAGAAGAATTTGAAATGATCAAGAATTTGTCCGATGCTTACCACAAATTTGGCAAGAAAGTGATAGTCCTTTTGAACGTTGCATTACCTATTGAAGTTGATGATTGGGATGATTATGTAGATGCAATTCTGTACATTGGGCTCCCCGGAACATATGGTGCAAGTGCTCTTACGGATATATTAACTGGAAAAGTGAGCCCGTCTGGAAAGTTGGTTGATACATGGCCCATTAAATACGAATACGCACCTACTTTTGGCAATATGCCCCAAGCGAATACATCAGAAATGAAATACGAAGAGGATATTTATGTTGGTTATCGTTACTATGACCTTCATCCAGAGTATGTAAAATATCCATTCGGTTATGGATTGTCGTATACAAACTTCGAATACACATCATTGAAACTTGACAAACAAGTTTTCAACTTATCAAATGAAAATGAAAAGATTTTTGTCACTGTCAAAGTTAAAAACACAGGAAATTTCGCAGGTAAGGAAGTTATACAGCTCTACATCAGAGCAAACGATAGCTCAATACCAAGACCATACAAAGAACTCAAGGGATTTGCAAAAACAAAATTGTTGAACCCCGGTGAAGAAGAAGAAGTAACATTCACAATATCGAAGAGAGATTTGGCATATTTTGATGAAACTGTCCATGACTGGGTTGTAAAACAGGGCTTGTATACGATAATAGTTGGCGGAACTTCTGATAATAAAATACTTGATGAACAAGGCATCAGTGCACAGATTCTTGTCATCAGAAAAGTTCCCTGA
- a CDS encoding OsmC family protein, whose amino-acid sequence MKTEWLGKMNFLAYTDSNRQILMDVKKESGGLGAGPTPMELILAGLTGCTGMDVVSILGKMKVLDEIESFEMEVNAERSEEHPRVYTKIHLKYIFKFKDQPRKEQVEKAVQLSQEKYCSVAGMLKKAAQLTYEIVYL is encoded by the coding sequence TTGAAGACCGAATGGCTTGGTAAGATGAACTTTCTCGCTTACACAGATTCGAATAGACAAATTTTGATGGACGTTAAAAAAGAAAGTGGAGGCCTTGGTGCGGGACCAACTCCGATGGAATTAATTTTGGCTGGGCTGACTGGTTGCACAGGAATGGATGTTGTATCGATACTTGGCAAAATGAAGGTTTTGGACGAAATAGAAAGCTTCGAAATGGAAGTCAACGCGGAAAGATCTGAGGAACATCCAAGAGTGTACACAAAAATCCATTTGAAATATATATTCAAATTCAAAGATCAACCTCGAAAAGAACAGGTCGAAAAAGCCGTTCAACTGTCACAAGAAAAATATTGCAGTGTTGCTGGTATGCTCAAAAAAGCCGCGCAATTGACATACGAAATTGTCTATCTGTGA